TTGCCCTCGGGGAGGAGGACGGTGAGGCCGGCCACGGCGATGGGGAGGTCGGACTCGATGAGGATGCTGCCCCGGTAGTCCTGGGGACGTTCGGGCGGCAGGAGGAAGACCTTGCCGCGAATGAGCAGTTCGAAGAGCAGATTGCTGATGCGCTCTCCCGGCTGGAGTTCGATTTCGTTGATATCGACGGTGTTCCCTTCAGCGTCGAGAGCCGTGACGGTGACCAGGCTGGATTGAAGAAGGTCGGGATTGACCAGGGAGAAAGCGCTCTCGCGGTTGGGGTTGATGACGCCTTCGGCCACCCAGCGACGAACTGGACGCACCGGCGGCACCTGCACGGTGGTCTGGATGTCCTGCGAAGGCAGGGAGGTCGCCAAAGCCCCGCAGCCAGTGTCGGTACGCGTGGTGAAGATGACCTCGCTGGAGGCGGACAAAGCGTCCGCCGCCCGCAGACGAGCCCAGCCCGAAACGGGCACGACTCCTCCCGTCAGGTCGAGCCCACGCAGATGTTGACCGGCCACCGGCTGCCGCAGCAAGTCCTCCTGGCCGGGGCCGGGGCAGTAGAGATCGGTCGGGTCTATCGGGTGCCCCTCTGAGTCGAAGACCTCGAGGATGAAGGGGGCATCGGCGGTGCCCACCGCGTTGAGCAGCGTTATATGGGTGCTGAAAGAGCCGGTAGAGCCTGGCTGTGCCTCCAGGATGGGGAAAACGTATTCCGGCAGGTCGGGCGTCTCCGGCGGTTGCACTTCACCCCGCTCAACCACCGTCAAGTGCTCGAGATTGAATGGAACCGACACCACCGGCACCGAGACTTCGAACTCTTCGTCGATGTGTCCCAGAAAGAGGACCTGGTTGGCCGGAGGAGAGATTCCCAGGGCCAAGAAACGCCTCGTTGCGGGCAGGCGAGCCAAGTCCCTCACCCGGTAGGAGAGGGGGAAGGAGATCTGCCGCTGAGCGGTCTGCAGGCTGAGTTGGCCCAGCACGATGTCGCCGAACTCCTCCAAGACCGCCGAGGCCTGGTCGCCCAACACCTCTCCTGAGAGGGCGACGGCGAAGGTGGGAGCCCGGGCAAGGAGATCGAGTGTCCGGCGGTCATAGACCTCGAAGACCCGGTCCTGGGCGGGCAAACCGGGAAGCGAACTGTCGATCAACAAAGTGCTGATGACGCCGATGCGGTCCGCGGTGAGGAGAAAATCACTGGGGGTGTTGAACTGCGTCCCATTGGCTACCTGTTGCATCGCAGGAAGAACGGGCGACAACAACTCTCCCCGGCCGGTCTCTGGATCGAGGCGGGTCAGGTGATAGACATCCTCCTCCAGACAAAGCGAGTACAAAGCTCCATCTTCGTGATGAAGACCGTAGCAGAACCCGAAGCCCGTCTCTCCTACAAGTGTCGGAGCGCCGGTCTGAAAATCCACCGTATGGAGGCTGGTGACCGGGTCAGGATCCGGAGGCGTCCGGCTCAAAGCGAAGATCGTCATCCTCTCCTCCTGAGCCAAGACCACTACGGGAAAACACACGAGACAGAGAAGCCATACCTTGCGTATCATCGGACACCTCCTCAATCGATACGACGTACATCGATGCGTATTTTTACACACAAATACGGATGGCACAAGGCAAAAAAAATGGGGAGTAGGTGCCGTGCCTACTCCCCTGCTCGCTAGAGATGTCCTAATAGGTAGGATTGCATATTTAGACGGGAAGCTTGGCTGAGGGGTTCAGAAAAAAATTCCGCGGCCGCTGACCGGCGCCTGGTCTAGAATTGCACCCAACCTTTTCACGCTGTGCTGGGTCTGATGATGTCGGACGAACGAGAGTTGAAGGATTTGAGTGATCACGAACTGATCCTGAGGGCCCAGAGGGGCGATCGTCAGGCCTTTGAAGGCTTGGTGCAGCGCTATGACCGTAAAGTGCTAGCCATCGCCCTCTCTTTTACCCGCAATTCCGAGGACGCCAAAGACATCTATCAGGAGGTCTTCATGCGCGTCCACCGGGCTCTGCCCGACTTTCAGTTCCGGGCCAAGTTTTCGACTTGGCTGCATCGGGTGACGACCAACGTCTGCCTGACCCATACCTCGCGCAGCAAGGCGCACCTTTACGATTCGCTGGACGAGGGACGGTCCGGGCCGGACTCGCCCACCCTGGGCGACTCCTTGGAGTCGTCTGAAAGGACGGAAGAGCGCCTCTTCCGCAGCGAGATTTCGGAACAGGTGCGCAACGCCATGCATCGCCTGTCGCCCCAGCAGCGCATGGTCTTCACGCTGCGCCACATGCGCGGCCATAAGTTGCGCGAGATTGCCGACATTATGAATTGCGCCGAAGGGACGGTGAAGAAATACCTCTTCACCGCCAATCAGCGTCTGCGCGACGAGCTGCGTCCCCTCTACAGCGACGTCAAGCAGTGAAGAGATTTGAGATAACGAGGCCGATATGAAGTCGAAGATTCGAGAAATGATGGTGCTTTCCCTCTACGGAGAGCTGGGTGATGCCGAGGAATTCCTCTTGCAGGAGCATCTCCGGAGCAATCCCTCTCTGCGCTCGGAAATGGAGGAACTGAAGCGTCTCCACGACCTGATGGCCGAGGACGAATGGGGCGAGCCTTCCGATGAACTGCTTTATCAAGCCCGCTCGCGCCTTTTCCGCGCCCTTGAGGAGCGCGAGGCGCAGGATGCGGCCGAGCGAGCCCTGCCGGCCGGTCTTTCGGCGGCGGGTCCGCGCGCCGAGGAAGCCCGGCTGGGAGCCATCGTACGTTTCTACCGCTGGCTCTTCGGACCTGAGGCCGGGATGGGATGGGCGGCGGCTTGCGGAGCCGCAGCCATGCTGCTGCTGGGGCTGGGGATGGGGTACTTCCTCTTCCAAACGCCCGCGGCGGGACCCTTTCTCGATGTGCCCGAGGAGGAATCCATCGCCAACGTTCGCTTTCTCGAGTCAGGCGACGACAAGATCGATGTGATCTTTCAGGAAGTCCGTCCGCGCCGCGTCAGCGGATCGCTGCAAGACGCCCGCATTCGCCGCCTGCTGGCCCATGCGGCCGTCAACGACGACAACGACGGGGTCCGTCTGCGGGCGGTGGACGAGTTCTATTCCTACTCAGGCGAAAGCACGGACGATATCGTGCGCCGCACCCTCATCATTTCCCTGCAGACCGACAGCAATGCCGGCGTCCGCCAGAGGGCGCTGGCGGCGCTGCAGAAAATGCCCTTCGACGCCGAAATCAAACAGGCTTATTTGAACGTGTTGCGTTATGATCCCAATCCCGGCATGAGAGTGGCGGTCATCAATGCGCTTGAAAGCGCCCGAAGCGATGAACCCTTCCAGGTCGACGAAGAGATCCTCGACAGCCTGCGTGAAGGGGCTGCCGACCAGAACGACTACGTGCGTCTCCGTTCCCAGGAGTTTCTCCAGAAGGTGAGCGAAAAATGAGAGAGCATCTGCCGGTTTCACACTTGGATCGGAGGCGGTTGGCACCAGTACTGTCCAAGGCGGCTGTGCTGGTCTGTCTCTCGGCAGTCGCCCTACTCGGCGGCTCCGCGGCCGCTGGAACGCTTTCCGAACAAGGCTCGAGCGATACGCGCTCCTTCAAACTGAGTGAGGGAGGACAGGTAGCGGTCTCCATCTCGGCTGGCGAAGTGAGCATTTCGACCTGGAACCGACCCGAGGTGGTGGTGCGCAGCGTAGGACTTCGCATTCAGAGCCTCTCGATTCAGGAGACGCCCAGCGGGGTGAGGATCGGAGATCCGCGCGGAGGCGGCTGGCACGGCGACGCCCGCCTGGAAATCAACGTCCCCCGCCAAAGCGACCTCGACCTGCGCACAAGCTACGGGGACATCAGCCTGCGGGGGAATCTCAAGGGCGCCTTCAGGGCCGTCACTTCAGCCGGAGACATCGAGTTCGAGAACGTGGACGGTTCCTGCGATGTGTCCACCGCGGGCGGCGACATAGAAGGTTCAGACATCACTGGAGACGGCGATTTGCGCACCTCGGGCGGAGAGATCCGAGTGCGCGACGTAGGCGGCACGTTGGAGGCCCGCACCGCCGGCGGCGAGATCCGGGTGGGCAAGGTGGGAGGCAGCCTTCAAGCCCGCACCGCCGGCGGCGACGTGACGGCCGACGAGGTGGGCAAGGACGCCGATCTGAGCACCTCGGGAGGCGACGTGGCGCTGCGTCGGGCCGGAGGCAGCGTCGACCTGCGTACTTCGGGCGGGGACATCGAATTGCGTGAATCCTCGGGACGCGCGCGAGCTACTACTGCCGGAGGCGACATCGTCCTGCGCGGAGTGCGGGAAAACGTACGCGCCCGCACCGCCGGCGGCGACATCGTCGTGGAGCTGGTTGAGCCGTCCGCCGAAGGCTTCAGCGACTTGCGCACCCAGGGCGGCGACGTCGAGATCGCGCTTCCCGCCTCGGCCGCGGTGACCATCGAAGCCACCATCCGCCTGCGGGGATGGGACGATGACGACAGCCACCAGATCCGCTCCGACTTTCCCGCCGCCGACGAGCATCGCAGCAACAGCGAGGTCCGCGCCACCTATGTGCTCAACGGAGGAGGGCAGAGCATCCGCCTGGAGTCCACCGACGGATCGATACGAATCCGCGCCCTCAAGCGCTGAAGCGCCCGAGGGGGCGCAAGGAGCAACGCCCAGGGCCCAACTCCCAAGCGGACGGTGCCTTTGCAACCCTGCAAGTTGGGGGTTGCGGGCTGGCCTTTGCCAACACTGGGAGCCCTACGGTATTTGAGCGGTCAGGATGACGAATTGGGAGGGCTCGCGGGTCCCCTTGAGGCGAGCCTTGAGGGGGCGCAGGTGCCACTTCCAGCCGTAGAAGGGCCGCAGCACGCGCCACTTCAGACCCAGGCTGCGCCCTAACTCGCCAATCCAGTCCCAGGTCAGGAACTCGATGCTGGCCAGTGCGTCGGAAGGCGTTCCGAAGCGCTTTTCGAAGTCGGCATGGCGCCGGGCGGCCATCTGCCGTCCGCTCGCTTCTTTGCGGTAGACGGGCGTCTCCAGCACGATCAGCCGGCCCCCGCCGCGGACCACCCGCAGCGATTCCGAGAGGGTGCGCCGGTAGTCGGTGCTGTAGTGAAGGCTGGCGTTGAAAAGCGCGACGTCGGCGCAGGACTCGGGAAAGGGCAGTCGGTCGAATTCGGCCCGCACGCGGGGCCAGTCAGGACGGTAATGGCGAGCCGCCCCCAGCCCGTCCTCGGGGTCGTCGCTGAGATCGACGGCACAGGGACGCAAGCCCTGCTGAGCCAGCCGGTGACTGAGCCATCCCACTCCCGCCCCCAGGTCGAGAATGCGCGAGCCGGGTTGCAGCCTCGGCAGGACCCGGCGGCGCAGGGTGCGGTAGGTGGCGCGGCGTATCTTCCATTGCCAGGCCATGGGGTGGTCGGGAGGACACTCCGGCAGTCCCAGGTAATAGTCAGGCGAATCGCTGCCCCGTCCTTCGGCCTTGCGGATGCGGGTGTAGTCGCGCAGGAAGGACCGGTAGTGGTCCTCGCGTCCCGCCGCCAATGCCTGCCAGATACCCTGATCGCGATGCAGGCGCGATGCGCAGTCGGAGCACTGAAGTTGACCCTGCGCAGTGTCCGTGGAACCCAGCGGTCGGCGGCATTGAGGACAGGCCAGCGGCCAGTCAAGCCCGCTCATGGCCGCGTCCTTTCCAGCTCCATCAGGTAGTGGTCGGCCAGGTAGGGAAGGGGAAAGAGGGTTTCCAGACGGCGCTCCCAATGCTCCAGCCTCTTCAACAGACCGGGATGGCGTCGGGCCCAGTCCTCACCCATCAAGGGCGGCGGCAGCAGCGCGCCCACGGCGCTCAGCCGGGTCGTGCGGAAGGCGGGACGAAAAGAGCGGCTGAGACGACCCGGAGAGGGATAGCGGATGCGCAGCCCCCTCCACATCACTCCGCCCGGATGGAGGCGGCGGACCGCTTGCGAGGGGCGTCCCTGCAGCGAGAAGCCGATCCAGTCCCAGGCCGCCAGCGGACCCATCACGCACAGCAGCAAGGGCGAGCCGGGACGCAGAAGGCGCGCCAGGGCCCGAGCCGGAGAGCCCCACTCGGGCAGGCAGTTGAGTCCGCCCATGTCGGAAAGAGCTCCGTCAAAGCGCCTTCCCTCCAGCTCATTCTCGGATTCCATGGCAGCCAGGTCGATCCGCTTCACCTCCACCCGATCCTGCACTCCCGCCTCCTCGGCCTTGCGCCGCGTTTTCTCCAGCATGGCAGGCGATGCATCGGTGGCGGTGACGTGCAGGCCCCTGCGGGCCAGGTAGAGGGCGTCTTCTCCTGTCCCGCAGTTGAGTTCCAGCACCCGCATTCCAGGCTTGAAGTGGACGTCCAGCCGCCTCCACACCGCTCGCCGCATGCACATTCCCAGCGTGCTGCGGCTGAAATCCTGATCATAACGAGCAGCTAATTCGTCAAAGGCAGTAGGGGTTTGACCCATCTCATCTCAGGCGACGCTACAGCTATTGTATGAATTTCATTCATGGGGCGGGGCGTCGGTTCGGGGACGGTAGCGTCCCCGGCGGTCGAAACCGCATTCCCAACGTCCCTGGCGCCACTCGCCGTCCCAGAACACGCCTCCCCAGAACACGCCGTCGAGAAAGCGTCCGCTGCGGAAGAATCCTCCCAACATGACTCCCGATTCGAAATCGCCTCCATCCCATTCGCACTCCAGCAAGACGGCTCCCCGATTGACGGTATCGGGACCGAATTTCTCCTTGTGGTAAAAATCGCCCTCCTGCAGGATGCGGGTATCTGGCATGGCTTCTTGTCATCTCCTCAAAAAAATTCCTATCGACCTGAGATAGCCTCTCCCAAAGCGACAGTAAGAGTACAGCACGGACGGGATAGCTGGTGAAAGCCCGCTCAGGAAGGGGCACCCTCCAGAGCCCGTACATGCTCTCTTGTGCCCGCTCTGGACGGCTGCCCAAGCCGTCCAAGCCATAAGGCGGCCTCCCGCGAGGTTCCCCCTTCATTTCGCGGGAGGCGCCTCCCCCCGCGGGATCGCCAATACCATGCCTGGCGATCCCCTTCGTTGCGGTCGAACTCCCAAGTATCCAAGCCCCAAACTCACAAGCTTTGGGACCAGGGGCTTGCAAGTTGGGAGTTGCGCAGCTTGCGCCGTGCCCTGCGGGCTTCTTCGGCCAAATGGGCCGCCTTGACGGGATCGCTTCGACTCAGGCGGAGGGCTTCGACTTCGCTGCGCAAGAGCCGGTCGGCCTGGGCATAGTAGTCAGGCGAATGCTGGGAAGTCACCACGTAGTCCCGGTCGGTCGAGGAGGCCCAATCTTGCGGTTCCTCCACTTCCTGGGCCACTTCCTCGAAGTAGGCCGTGTTCTTGATGGGATAGGAGACGGTAGTCAGATAGATGTCGGGAGCGCACTTCTTGACGTGCTCGACGGTGGCCTCGATGTCTTCCAGAGTCTCGTCCTTATAACCCCACATCAGAAACATGCCCACCTCGATGCCGCGACGTTTGGCGGCTTGAGAGGCCCACTGCACCTGTTCCACCGTGACCCGCCGTTCCATGGCGTCGAGAATGCGCTGCGAGCCGCTTTCCGAGCCGATCCAGATGCGGTAGCAGCCCATCTCGGCCAAAGTTTCCAGCACCTCTTCCTTCATCATGCGGTCGGCCCGGGAAATGGTCTCGAACGGCATGCGCAGTCCACGCCGCTTGAGTTCGCCCGCATAGTCGAAGAGCCACTTGTGATGGATGGTGAAGACGTCGTCGGAGTACCAGACCTGGTCGGGGTCGTAAGCGTCGCGGATGTGCTCGAGTTCATCGGCGCAGTCGAGATAGCTGCGGCGGCGGTGGGTGAAACCGAAGACGGCATGGGAGCACCAGCGGCATTTGTAAGGGCATCCCCGCGCCGTAATCAAGTTGACGCTGCCGCTTCCGTGGTGCTGGCGCCAGACGTCGACATAGCGCTGGGTGTCGATGGCCTCGCGGTCGGGCCAGGGCAGCGAATCGAGATCGGGAACCTGCTCCCGCTCAGGGTTGCGCACGACGCTTCCATCTTCGTCGCGGAAGACCGTCCCGGCCACTCCATGCAGCTTGTTGGGACCGTGTTTATGCAGGGCGGGCAGCAGTTCCGCCATGGTGCGCTCGCCCTCCCCGATGACCACCACGTCGGCCCCGTGTGCAAGATAACGCTCGGGATAGTTGGCCGACTCGGGGCCTCCCAGCACCACCGTCCAGCCCCGCATCTTGGCCTGGGCGGTAATCTTCAGCACCGCGGCCCGGGTCAGCAGATTGGTATAGATGCCTACGACCCCTGCTTCCTGCCGCAGGCGCTGATTGAGGGCCGCCGGAGCCGAGAACGTCGAGTCGAAGATTTCCACCTCGAATCCTTGCCGGCGCAGGTAAGAAGACAGATAGAGCAACCCCAGGGTGGGATAGGGCTTCATGATCTCCCTTTCCTTGGGATCCTCGAAAAGGAAATAGCCGTGAGTGAGGAGAATGTCGCTCATGTCTCAGTTCCAGCGCCGGCTCAAGTCGGGCTTGTCGGGTTGGGCGTAGGTCTTCTCGATGGAGGTGGGGGCTTCGCTGCGGTACTTGAGCTCCATCTGGCCCAGTTCAAACCAGTGGTCGTTGAGGCGGTCGAGGCGTTTGAGCAGGCCGTTGGCGGAAGGTTCCTCTTGCAGCTTCTGGCGTAGTTCCAGATCGCAGTGCAGCAGGCGATGCAGCTTGCGGTAGAAGGGTGTCTGGTAGGAGCCCTGAAACATCATGTCCAGGTCGTTGGAATCC
This window of the Acidobacteriota bacterium genome carries:
- a CDS encoding sigma-70 family RNA polymerase sigma factor, with translation MSDHELILRAQRGDRQAFEGLVQRYDRKVLAIALSFTRNSEDAKDIYQEVFMRVHRALPDFQFRAKFSTWLHRVTTNVCLTHTSRSKAHLYDSLDEGRSGPDSPTLGDSLESSERTEERLFRSEISEQVRNAMHRLSPQQRMVFTLRHMRGHKLREIADIMNCAEGTVKKYLFTANQRLRDELRPLYSDVKQ
- a CDS encoding HEAT repeat domain-containing protein, which encodes MKSKIREMMVLSLYGELGDAEEFLLQEHLRSNPSLRSEMEELKRLHDLMAEDEWGEPSDELLYQARSRLFRALEEREAQDAAERALPAGLSAAGPRAEEARLGAIVRFYRWLFGPEAGMGWAAACGAAAMLLLGLGMGYFLFQTPAAGPFLDVPEEESIANVRFLESGDDKIDVIFQEVRPRRVSGSLQDARIRRLLAHAAVNDDNDGVRLRAVDEFYSYSGESTDDIVRRTLIISLQTDSNAGVRQRALAALQKMPFDAEIKQAYLNVLRYDPNPGMRVAVINALESARSDEPFQVDEEILDSLREGAADQNDYVRLRSQEFLQKVSEK
- a CDS encoding DUF4097 family beta strand repeat-containing protein translates to MSISTWNRPEVVVRSVGLRIQSLSIQETPSGVRIGDPRGGGWHGDARLEINVPRQSDLDLRTSYGDISLRGNLKGAFRAVTSAGDIEFENVDGSCDVSTAGGDIEGSDITGDGDLRTSGGEIRVRDVGGTLEARTAGGEIRVGKVGGSLQARTAGGDVTADEVGKDADLSTSGGDVALRRAGGSVDLRTSGGDIELRESSGRARATTAGGDIVLRGVRENVRARTAGGDIVVELVEPSAEGFSDLRTQGGDVEIALPASAAVTIEATIRLRGWDDDDSHQIRSDFPAADEHRSNSEVRATYVLNGGGQSIRLESTDGSIRIRALKR
- a CDS encoding class I SAM-dependent methyltransferase, translated to MSGLDWPLACPQCRRPLGSTDTAQGQLQCSDCASRLHRDQGIWQALAAGREDHYRSFLRDYTRIRKAEGRGSDSPDYYLGLPECPPDHPMAWQWKIRRATYRTLRRRVLPRLQPGSRILDLGAGVGWLSHRLAQQGLRPCAVDLSDDPEDGLGAARHYRPDWPRVRAEFDRLPFPESCADVALFNASLHYSTDYRRTLSESLRVVRGGGRLIVLETPVYRKEASGRQMAARRHADFEKRFGTPSDALASIEFLTWDWIGELGRSLGLKWRVLRPFYGWKWHLRPLKARLKGTREPSQFVILTAQIP
- a CDS encoding class I SAM-dependent methyltransferase, with the protein product MGQTPTAFDELAARYDQDFSRSTLGMCMRRAVWRRLDVHFKPGMRVLELNCGTGEDALYLARRGLHVTATDASPAMLEKTRRKAEEAGVQDRVEVKRIDLAAMESENELEGRRFDGALSDMGGLNCLPEWGSPARALARLLRPGSPLLLCVMGPLAAWDWIGFSLQGRPSQAVRRLHPGGVMWRGLRIRYPSPGRLSRSFRPAFRTTRLSAVGALLPPPLMGEDWARRHPGLLKRLEHWERRLETLFPLPYLADHYLMELERTRP
- a CDS encoding radical SAM protein; this translates as MSDILLTHGYFLFEDPKEREIMKPYPTLGLLYLSSYLRRQGFEVEIFDSTFSAPAALNQRLRQEAGVVGIYTNLLTRAAVLKITAQAKMRGWTVVLGGPESANYPERYLAHGADVVVIGEGERTMAELLPALHKHGPNKLHGVAGTVFRDEDGSVVRNPEREQVPDLDSLPWPDREAIDTQRYVDVWRQHHGSGSVNLITARGCPYKCRWCSHAVFGFTHRRRSYLDCADELEHIRDAYDPDQVWYSDDVFTIHHKWLFDYAGELKRRGLRMPFETISRADRMMKEEVLETLAEMGCYRIWIGSESGSQRILDAMERRVTVEQVQWASQAAKRRGIEVGMFLMWGYKDETLEDIEATVEHVKKCAPDIYLTTVSYPIKNTAYFEEVAQEVEEPQDWASSTDRDYVVTSQHSPDYYAQADRLLRSEVEALRLSRSDPVKAAHLAEEARRARRKLRNSQLASPWSQSL